A genome region from Wielerella bovis includes the following:
- a CDS encoding phospho-sugar mutase has translation MTVFTQAENWLKQDPDPETRAELSQLIDAARAGDEVAQTELEHRFDGRLQFGTAGLRGRQQAGSMGMNRVLVSQAAKGLADYILQFDPQTPSIVIGYDGRKNSDIYAKDTAEIMAAAGIKTWLLPRCLPTPVLAYAIQHLDTSAGVMVTASHNPPADNGYKVYLGKSNGGGQIVSPADEEIAQLIDKSTETPINEYPRSTQYITLDETVIDAYIAKTAALAQEPACELNYVYTAMHGVGKEVLLKTLNAANLPLPHIVAEQAEPDAAFPTVAFPNPEEKGALDLAITLAKKHQAEFILANDPDADRLAVAIADENGEWKPLHGNTVGCYLAWYLAQKNQGKQGTLACSLVSSPALASIAQKYGFANEETLTGFKYIAKTENLLFGFEEALGYLVDPDKVRDKDGISAAIVFLDLVRSLKAQGKTLLDYAHDFTQMFGAFISSQISIRVNELPDIAKLMAAMREHRPNQIGGQEVAQFIDHLHTDRQSDILVFYLANGCRLIVRPSGTEPKVKFYLDAKGETAAHAQEVLQAFDQAVRELLRQEKYGSQNC, from the coding sequence ATGACAGTATTTACCCAAGCTGAAAACTGGCTGAAACAAGACCCTGACCCAGAGACCCGTGCAGAATTATCGCAGCTGATAGATGCGGCACGCGCAGGCGATGAAGTTGCACAAACCGAATTAGAACATCGTTTTGATGGACGCTTGCAGTTTGGGACGGCAGGTTTACGTGGTCGTCAGCAAGCAGGTTCCATGGGCATGAACCGCGTATTGGTTTCGCAAGCCGCAAAAGGTTTAGCGGATTATATTTTGCAATTTGACCCACAAACGCCCAGCATTGTGATTGGTTACGATGGACGCAAAAATTCCGATATTTACGCCAAAGACACCGCAGAAATTATGGCAGCGGCAGGTATCAAAACATGGCTGTTGCCACGTTGTTTGCCGACTCCTGTTTTGGCGTATGCGATTCAACATTTGGATACCAGCGCAGGCGTGATGGTAACCGCTAGCCACAATCCACCAGCCGACAATGGCTACAAAGTGTATTTGGGTAAAAGCAATGGTGGTGGACAAATTGTGTCGCCAGCTGATGAAGAAATTGCACAACTTATTGATAAATCGACAGAAACACCTATCAATGAATACCCACGCAGCACACAATATATTACGCTGGACGAAACTGTGATTGATGCGTATATCGCTAAAACGGCAGCATTGGCGCAAGAACCTGCGTGCGAACTCAATTACGTTTATACCGCCATGCACGGCGTGGGCAAAGAAGTATTGCTGAAAACTTTGAATGCCGCAAATCTGCCTTTACCGCATATTGTGGCGGAGCAAGCCGAACCCGATGCGGCGTTTCCAACCGTTGCTTTCCCTAATCCCGAAGAAAAAGGCGCGTTGGATTTAGCGATTACTTTGGCGAAAAAACACCAAGCCGAATTTATTTTGGCAAATGACCCTGATGCTGACCGTTTAGCGGTAGCGATTGCCGATGAAAATGGCGAATGGAAACCCTTGCACGGTAATACAGTCGGCTGCTATTTGGCGTGGTATTTAGCACAAAAAAATCAAGGAAAACAAGGTACTTTGGCGTGTTCGCTGGTGTCGTCGCCCGCGCTTGCCAGCATCGCGCAAAAATACGGTTTCGCCAATGAAGAAACGCTGACGGGTTTCAAATACATCGCCAAAACCGAAAATTTATTGTTTGGTTTTGAAGAAGCATTGGGTTATTTGGTGGACCCCGATAAAGTGCGCGACAAAGATGGTATTTCAGCGGCGATTGTCTTCTTGGATTTGGTACGCAGCCTGAAAGCGCAAGGCAAAACGTTATTAGATTATGCGCATGACTTTACGCAAATGTTTGGTGCATTTATTAGTTCGCAAATTTCCATTCGTGTCAATGAGTTGCCTGATATTGCCAAATTGATGGCGGCGATGCGTGAACATCGTCCAAACCAAATCGGTGGGCAAGAAGTGGCGCAATTTATTGACCATTTACACACCGACCGTCAAAGCGATATTTTGGTGTTTTATTTGGCAAACGGTTGTCGCTTGATTGTGCGTCCATCGGGTACAGAGCCGAAAGTTAAGTTCTATTTAGATGCGAAAGGCGAAACGGCGGCGCACGCACAAGAAGTCTTGCAAGCATTTGACCAAGCGGTACGCGAATTATTGCGTCAAGAAAAATATGGTTCGCAAAATTGTTGA
- the dapE gene encoding succinyl-diaminopimelate desuccinylase, whose product MNDSLSLAKQLLSEQSITPDDKNCQKIIAERLQKIGFTIEEMYFGQTKNIWARLGNTAPVVCFAGHTDVVPTGDVSQWTFDPFTPTEHNGKLYARGTADMKTAIACFVTACERFVAQNPDFSGSLALLITSDEEGDAHDGTTKVVDALKQRGELIDYCIVGEPTAVHVLGDTLKNGRRGSLSGSLTVQGKQGHIAYPHLAHNPIHAAAPALAELAETEWDTGNAYFPATSFQISNINGGTGATNVIPATVNVKFNFRFPTEQTEDSLKQRVHAILDKYGLTYDLVWSLSGNPFLTEAGKLTAVAQQAIGEICGVQTELSTTGGTSDGRFIKAIARELIELGFVNATIHQIDEHISLDDIPKLSAVYEKMMIELLK is encoded by the coding sequence ATGAACGACAGCTTATCATTAGCCAAACAATTATTATCCGAACAATCCATCACACCTGATGACAAAAATTGCCAAAAAATCATCGCGGAACGTTTGCAAAAAATCGGTTTCACAATTGAAGAAATGTATTTTGGGCAAACCAAAAACATTTGGGCGCGATTGGGTAACACCGCACCTGTGGTGTGTTTTGCGGGGCACACCGATGTTGTGCCAACGGGCGATGTGTCGCAGTGGACATTTGACCCATTCACACCCACCGAACACAATGGCAAACTTTATGCGCGTGGCACAGCCGATATGAAAACCGCAATTGCTTGTTTTGTTACGGCTTGTGAGCGATTTGTGGCACAAAATCCCGATTTTTCAGGCAGCCTTGCTTTGTTGATTACATCGGATGAAGAGGGCGACGCACACGATGGTACGACCAAAGTTGTGGACGCATTAAAACAACGTGGTGAGTTGATTGATTATTGCATTGTGGGAGAACCTACTGCTGTACATGTTTTGGGCGATACATTGAAAAATGGACGACGTGGTTCGCTTTCAGGCAGCTTGACAGTGCAGGGCAAACAAGGGCATATTGCCTATCCGCATTTGGCGCATAATCCCATTCATGCTGCTGCGCCTGCTTTGGCGGAACTTGCTGAAACCGAGTGGGATACGGGTAATGCGTATTTTCCTGCCACCAGTTTTCAAATTTCCAATATCAATGGCGGTACAGGCGCAACCAATGTCATTCCTGCAACCGTGAATGTGAAATTCAATTTCCGTTTTCCCACCGAACAAACCGAAGACAGCCTGAAACAGCGCGTGCATGCCATTTTGGATAAATATGGTTTAACTTATGATTTGGTGTGGAGTTTGTCGGGCAATCCGTTTTTGACGGAAGCGGGTAAATTGACCGCAGTAGCGCAACAGGCGATTGGTGAAATTTGTGGTGTGCAGACGGAATTGTCTACTACGGGCGGCACATCAGATGGGCGTTTTATTAAAGCGATTGCGCGCGAATTGATTGAATTGGGTTTTGTAAATGCAACGATTCATCAGATTGATGAGCATATTTCTTTGGATGATATTCCCAAATTGTCTGCTGTTTATGAAAAAATGATGATTGAGTTGTTGAAGTGA
- a CDS encoding acetyl-CoA hydrolase/transferase family protein, with the protein MTQAQERIHHSGLRNKIMTAEQAAAFVQNGMLVGVSGFTGAGHPKVLPAAIAEKAKAEHAQGKPFTIGLISGASTAAECDGVLAEANALKFRSPYQSDSATRTHINKGNIAYHDAHLSHIEQQVRLGFYGAMDVAIIEVVGITAEGKLIPSMSIGTNNEWLKSAKKIILEINTVQLEKLEGMHDIINDIGTPPNRQPIMITDPNQRVGSAYLECDLDKIVAIVLTHANDRNSKFTEPDATSKLIAERMIDFFAYEVKQGRLPKNLLPLQSGVGNVANAVLTALQDSPFENLMGYTEVLQDGMLDLILSGKMKSASATALSFSPAALQRFNDNIDFLRSKIVLRPQELTNHPELIRRLGVISMNAMIEADIYGNVNSTHIMGTKMMNGIGGSGDFTRNASFSFFVTPSVAKNGTISCIVPMVSHHDHTEHDVMFVVTEQGLADLRGKSPRQRAKLMIENCAHPDYRDMLQDYYDRAEKAGGLHTPHLLMEALSWHQRFVDTGDMRVK; encoded by the coding sequence ATGACACAAGCGCAAGAACGTATTCACCATTCTGGTTTACGCAACAAAATTATGACCGCCGAACAAGCTGCCGCGTTTGTACAAAATGGCATGTTGGTCGGTGTAAGTGGCTTTACAGGAGCAGGACACCCCAAAGTTTTGCCTGCTGCGATTGCAGAAAAAGCCAAAGCTGAGCATGCACAAGGTAAACCTTTTACTATCGGTTTAATTTCAGGCGCATCAACGGCTGCAGAGTGTGATGGGGTATTAGCGGAAGCGAATGCACTGAAATTCCGCTCGCCTTATCAATCAGATTCAGCTACACGCACCCACATCAACAAGGGTAATATCGCGTATCACGATGCCCATTTATCGCATATTGAGCAACAAGTGCGCTTGGGATTTTATGGTGCTATGGACGTCGCCATTATTGAGGTGGTTGGTATCACAGCAGAGGGAAAATTGATTCCTTCTATGAGCATTGGTACAAATAATGAATGGTTAAAATCTGCCAAGAAAATTATTTTGGAAATCAATACTGTGCAGCTTGAAAAATTAGAAGGCATGCACGATATTATCAACGATATTGGTACGCCTCCAAATCGCCAACCTATTATGATTACCGACCCTAATCAACGCGTGGGTTCAGCTTATTTAGAATGCGATTTAGATAAAATTGTCGCCATTGTTTTAACACATGCCAACGACCGTAACAGCAAATTTACTGAACCCGATGCCACTTCTAAATTAATTGCTGAACGCATGATAGATTTTTTTGCTTACGAAGTGAAACAAGGTCGTTTGCCCAAAAATTTATTGCCTCTGCAATCTGGCGTAGGCAACGTTGCCAATGCCGTGCTAACCGCATTACAAGACTCCCCATTTGAAAATCTAATGGGTTATACCGAAGTGCTGCAAGACGGTATGCTGGATTTGATTTTATCGGGCAAAATGAAATCCGCATCCGCAACTGCATTATCATTCAGCCCAGCCGCACTGCAACGTTTTAACGATAATATTGATTTTCTGCGCAGCAAAATTGTATTGCGTCCACAAGAATTGACCAATCATCCTGAATTGATTCGTCGTTTGGGTGTGATTAGTATGAATGCGATGATTGAAGCGGATATTTACGGCAACGTCAATTCTACACACATTATGGGCACAAAAATGATGAACGGCATTGGCGGTTCAGGCGATTTCACACGCAATGCGTCTTTCTCATTTTTTGTTACGCCATCGGTAGCGAAAAATGGCACGATTTCATGCATTGTGCCAATGGTATCGCATCATGACCATACTGAACACGATGTGATGTTTGTCGTTACTGAGCAAGGTTTGGCAGATTTACGCGGCAAATCGCCACGTCAGCGTGCGAAATTGATGATTGAAAATTGTGCGCATCCAGATTATCGCGATATGTTGCAAGATTATTATGACCGTGCTGAAAAAGCAGGTGGTTTGCATACACCACACTTGTTAATGGAAGCTCTGTCTTGGCATCAACGATTTGTAGATACGGGCGATATGCGCGTTAAATAA
- the pheS gene encoding phenylalanine--tRNA ligase subunit alpha codes for MQNNATQITQNGIAAIQNAADQNALEQVKAQYLGKTGELNVLLKQLGQMSPEERKTVGAHINECKNQFQAAYDSKRAELEEQKLQARLAAEALDITLPARGQSLGGLHPVTLTLQRVVELFHGMGFEVADGPEIEDDFHNFQALNIPQNHPARAMQDTFYVENGDVLRTHTSPIQIRYMLDKKNPPIRIIAPGRVYRVDSDATHSPMFHQAEGLWVEEGVSFADLKAVFTDFIRNFFERDDLQVRFRPSFFPFTEPSAEIDIMGDNGKWLEVGGCGMVHPNVLKNVNIDPEKYTGFAFGIGLDRFAMLRYGVNDLRLFFDNDLNFLKQFQK; via the coding sequence ATGCAAAACAACGCCACCCAAATCACCCAAAACGGCATTGCCGCCATTCAAAACGCCGCCGACCAAAACGCTTTGGAACAAGTCAAAGCGCAATACCTTGGCAAAACAGGCGAACTCAATGTTTTACTGAAACAATTGGGGCAAATGTCGCCCGAAGAGCGCAAAACCGTAGGCGCACACATCAACGAATGCAAAAACCAATTTCAGGCAGCCTATGACAGCAAACGCGCTGAATTAGAAGAACAAAAATTGCAAGCCCGTCTCGCTGCGGAGGCGTTGGACATTACTCTGCCTGCGCGTGGGCAAAGTTTGGGCGGTTTGCACCCCGTAACTTTGACTTTGCAGCGCGTGGTAGAATTGTTTCACGGCATGGGTTTTGAAGTGGCGGACGGCCCTGAAATTGAAGACGATTTCCACAATTTCCAAGCCTTGAATATTCCGCAAAATCACCCTGCGCGCGCCATGCAAGACACCTTTTATGTGGAAAATGGCGATGTGTTGCGTACCCACACGTCCCCCATTCAAATCCGCTATATGCTGGACAAGAAAAATCCGCCCATTCGCATCATCGCCCCAGGGCGCGTGTACCGCGTGGACAGCGATGCGACCCACTCGCCCATGTTCCACCAAGCCGAAGGTTTGTGGGTGGAAGAAGGCGTGAGTTTTGCCGATTTGAAAGCGGTGTTCACTGATTTTATTCGCAATTTCTTTGAACGCGATGATTTGCAAGTGCGTTTCCGTCCGTCCTTTTTCCCGTTTACCGAGCCGTCTGCCGAAATTGACATCATGGGCGACAACGGCAAATGGCTGGAAGTGGGCGGCTGCGGCATGGTACACCCCAACGTCTTGAAAAACGTGAACATTGACCCTGAAAAATACACGGGTTTCGCCTTTGGCATTGGTTTAGACCGCTTTGCTATGTTGCGTTATGGCGTGAACGATTTGCGTTTGTTCTTTGATAATGACTTGAATTTCTTGAAACAATTTCAGAAATGA
- a CDS encoding AAA family ATPase has product MAKISSLTVNGYKSIQELQNFHFSNLNILIGANGAGKSNFISLFRMLNAMYEQQLQLYLQKQGGPDALLHFGRKETEKIHAEFYFNSNGYKFNLIPTNDNRLIFEKEIVWYTGPHGSFDRTLGYGHEESKLKEAQDTFSDYVRPAVKSWRVYHFHDTSETAKMKQKHASNDNLTFKPDAANLAAYLHRIYTNYPDEYKRIIENIRLVLPFFHDFVHRDGEPETIELEWTQVSKTDTPLKAHMLSDGSLRFICLVTLLLQPSSLLPDTVLIDEPELGLHPYAITVLADIFKQVAETKQLIVSTQSVELVNEFNPKDVVVVNQKNGASTFERLSEEKLADWLEDYSLGELWKQNVFGGRP; this is encoded by the coding sequence ATGGCAAAAATTTCTTCACTGACTGTTAATGGTTATAAATCCATTCAAGAATTACAGAATTTTCATTTTTCCAATTTGAATATCTTGATTGGTGCCAATGGTGCAGGTAAAAGTAATTTTATCAGCTTATTTCGTATGCTGAATGCAATGTATGAACAGCAACTGCAACTTTATTTACAAAAACAAGGTGGTCCAGATGCTTTATTGCATTTTGGGAGAAAGGAAACAGAAAAAATTCATGCAGAATTTTATTTTAATTCAAATGGATATAAATTTAATCTCATCCCTACTAATGATAATAGACTAATTTTTGAAAAAGAAATAGTTTGGTATACAGGGCCTCATGGTAGCTTTGATAGAACTTTGGGCTATGGGCATGAAGAATCCAAATTAAAAGAAGCGCAGGATACTTTCTCTGATTATGTACGCCCAGCAGTCAAAAGTTGGCGTGTTTACCATTTTCACGATACCAGTGAAACCGCAAAAATGAAACAAAAACACGCAAGCAATGATAATCTAACCTTTAAACCCGATGCTGCAAATTTGGCTGCGTATTTACATAGAATTTATACAAATTATCCCGATGAATACAAACGAATTATAGAAAATATTCGTTTGGTTTTGCCATTTTTTCATGACTTTGTTCATCGTGATGGCGAGCCTGAAACAATAGAATTAGAGTGGACGCAAGTTAGTAAAACGGATACGCCTTTAAAAGCGCATATGCTTTCAGACGGCAGTTTGCGTTTTATTTGTTTGGTAACACTTTTATTGCAGCCCAGTAGTTTATTACCTGACACGGTTTTGATTGATGAACCTGAACTCGGTTTGCATCCTTATGCGATTACAGTTTTAGCTGATATTTTCAAACAAGTTGCTGAAACAAAACAATTAATTGTATCTACACAATCTGTTGAATTGGTCAATGAATTCAACCCCAAAGATGTGGTTGTTGTAAATCAAAAAAATGGCGCTTCTACATTTGAACGTTTATCCGAAGAAAAACTTGCCGATTGGCTTGAAGATTATTCTTTGGGCGAATTATGGAAACAAAATGTTTTCGGTGGGAGACCATAA
- a CDS encoding DUF4276 family protein, whose translation MVEVIVLTEGQCEETFIRDVVAPAFYHLNIYLQPRCIPTSKNSKGGAITFDRFMRYIRNTLNERKDTYVTTMFDLYGLDTDFPDYNEALSHTDIYQKAEKLELGLANAVIQQISCKPERFIPYIQPYEFEGLLFSDVEILSQQEPDWKRSLIILQNIRSQFETPEHINNSYETKPSKRLEDNLYPKYRKTRHGPLAAKNITLTTIERECHHFRAWLEKLRKLQPL comes from the coding sequence ATGGTAGAAGTTATTGTTTTAACCGAAGGACAATGCGAAGAAACATTTATTCGTGATGTTGTGGCACCTGCTTTTTATCATTTGAATATTTATCTTCAACCGCGCTGTATTCCAACTTCCAAGAACAGTAAAGGTGGGGCGATTACATTTGACCGCTTTATGCGTTATATTCGTAATACTTTGAATGAACGTAAAGATACTTATGTAACAACCATGTTTGATTTATATGGATTAGATACAGATTTTCCTGACTATAATGAAGCATTATCGCATACCGATATTTATCAAAAAGCAGAAAAATTAGAATTGGGTTTGGCAAATGCAGTTATTCAACAGATATCGTGTAAACCTGAACGCTTTATTCCTTATATTCAACCATATGAATTTGAAGGATTATTATTTTCTGATGTAGAAATATTGAGCCAACAAGAACCCGATTGGAAACGTTCGTTGATTATTTTGCAAAACATACGTTCACAATTTGAGACACCTGAACACATCAATAACAGCTATGAAACCAAACCATCTAAACGATTAGAAGATAATTTGTATCCTAAATATAGAAAAACACGGCACGGTCCATTAGCTGCAAAAAATATTACTCTAACAACAATTGAACGAGAATGTCATCATTTTCGTGCTTGGTTAGAAAAATTAAGAAAATTACAGCCTTTATAA
- the pheT gene encoding phenylalanine--tRNA ligase subunit beta, producing MQFSYSWLKTQANPNLSPDQLAHLLTMAGLEVEETTPAAPDFSGVVIAEVKSVEKHPDADRLNVTQVDVGKGELLQIVCGAPNVRVGIKVPCALDGALLPNDFKIKPTKMRGVVSNGMLCSAKELGLPEDVDGLLILPDNAPVGQNIREFLDLDDTIFTLKITPNRTDCLSIKGLAREVAALTGCEVNFPKIQSVKSESSRTQAVQIDAPEDCGRFLSRVIENVNATAPSPAWLTQRLERAGVRSISALVDIGNYVMLELGQPMHVFDADKLSGSLHVRRAQNGETLACLNEKTVTLQDNTLVIADEKQALSIAGLMGGASSAVGDETKNVVLESAWFTPEMISGKSRQYGFGSDSSFRFERGVDFALQQDAIERASELIVQICGGQAGEIVEAKGILPESKTVAMRPERVKKVLGVDIALDKMQAILDKLGLQPVQNENGLTVTSPSFRYDIEIEEDLIEEIARVYGYENIPDDYTSGKLAMLKLPETRHARFGVYQKLAARGFQEVVSYAFVNEEWEQDFANNQDPIRLQNPLAAQYSVMRSTLMGGLIEILQNNLNRKQNRVRVFEVARTFRKENGNFVQNEQVGGLVYGSAQPEQWGEKARPADFYDVKADVESLLSGQNVQYVRAEHPALHPTRSANVLIGGKNVGFIGELHPKWLQKYDLPNAPLLFELDMAAVLATEKTRYQAVSKFQPVRRDLAFVLPENVDFAALQAALWAVRSDYIQAIELFDVYRGAGLSEQHKSLAVKIVLQSHDGTLNDETVEPIVQQLIESAEKIGAKLR from the coding sequence ATGCAATTTTCCTACTCATGGCTCAAAACCCAAGCCAACCCCAACCTATCCCCCGACCAACTCGCCCACTTGCTGACCATGGCAGGGCTGGAAGTGGAAGAAACCACCCCAGCCGCGCCTGATTTTTCGGGCGTGGTCATTGCCGAAGTCAAATCGGTGGAAAAACACCCCGATGCCGACCGCCTGAACGTTACCCAAGTGGATGTGGGCAAAGGCGAATTATTGCAAATCGTTTGCGGTGCGCCCAATGTGCGCGTGGGTATCAAAGTGCCGTGCGCTTTGGACGGTGCCTTGTTGCCCAACGATTTCAAAATCAAACCGACCAAAATGCGCGGCGTGGTGTCCAACGGCATGCTTTGTTCCGCCAAAGAATTGGGCTTGCCCGAAGACGTGGACGGCTTGCTGATTTTGCCCGACAACGCGCCCGTTGGACAAAATATCCGCGAATTTTTGGATTTGGACGACACGATTTTCACGTTGAAAATCACGCCCAACCGCACCGATTGTTTGAGTATCAAAGGCTTGGCGCGTGAAGTGGCGGCTTTGACGGGGTGTGAAGTGAATTTCCCAAAAATTCAATCGGTTAAATCCGAAAGCAGCCGCACCCAAGCCGTACAAATTGACGCGCCCGAAGATTGCGGACGCTTTTTGTCGCGCGTGATTGAAAATGTGAATGCGACCGCGCCCAGCCCCGCTTGGCTCACGCAACGCCTTGAACGCGCAGGGGTTCGCAGCATTTCCGCGCTGGTGGACATCGGCAATTATGTGATGTTGGAATTGGGTCAGCCCATGCACGTTTTTGACGCGGACAAACTTTCAGGCAGCCTGCACGTTCGCCGCGCCCAAAATGGCGAAACTTTGGCGTGTTTGAATGAAAAAACCGTTACTTTACAAGATAATACATTGGTCATTGCGGACGAAAAACAGGCTTTGTCCATCGCAGGTTTAATGGGCGGTGCGTCCAGCGCGGTTGGTGATGAAACGAAAAATGTGGTTTTGGAAAGCGCGTGGTTTACGCCTGAAATGATTTCTGGAAAATCAAGACAATATGGTTTTGGTTCGGACAGTTCATTCCGTTTTGAGCGCGGTGTGGATTTTGCTTTGCAACAAGACGCGATTGAACGTGCTAGTGAATTGATTGTGCAAATTTGTGGCGGTCAGGCAGGCGAAATCGTTGAAGCAAAAGGCATTTTGCCTGAAAGCAAAACCGTTGCCATGCGCCCCGAGCGCGTGAAAAAAGTCTTGGGCGTGGACATCGCTTTGGACAAAATGCAGGCGATTTTGGACAAATTGGGTTTACAGCCTGTCCAAAATGAAAATGGCTTGACGGTAACTTCCCCGAGTTTCCGTTATGACATTGAAATTGAAGAAGATTTGATTGAAGAAATCGCGCGAGTTTACGGCTACGAAAACATTCCAGACGATTACACTTCGGGCAAATTGGCGATGTTGAAGCTGCCTGAAACGCGCCATGCGCGTTTTGGTGTGTACCAGAAATTGGCGGCTCGCGGTTTTCAGGAAGTGGTCAGCTATGCTTTTGTGAATGAAGAATGGGAACAGGATTTTGCGAATAATCAAGACCCTATCCGTTTGCAAAACCCGTTGGCGGCGCAATATTCGGTAATGCGTTCTACGTTGATGGGCGGTTTGATTGAGATTTTGCAAAACAATTTGAACCGCAAACAAAACCGCGTGCGCGTGTTTGAAGTGGCGCGGACGTTCCGCAAAGAAAACGGTAACTTTGTGCAAAATGAACAAGTTGGCGGTTTGGTTTACGGTTCAGCGCAGCCTGAACAATGGGGCGAAAAAGCGCGTCCAGCCGATTTTTACGATGTGAAAGCGGATGTGGAAAGCCTGTTGTCTGGACAAAATGTCCAATATGTTCGTGCGGAACACCCTGCTTTGCACCCCACGCGCAGCGCAAATGTGTTGATTGGCGGTAAAAATGTCGGCTTTATCGGCGAATTGCATCCAAAATGGTTGCAAAAATACGATTTGCCCAATGCGCCTTTGTTGTTTGAATTGGACATGGCGGCTGTGTTGGCGACCGAAAAAACGCGCTATCAGGCGGTGTCCAAATTCCAGCCTGTACGCCGTGATTTGGCGTTTGTGCTGCCTGAAAATGTGGATTTTGCGGCTTTGCAAGCTGCTTTGTGGGCGGTGCGTTCAGATTATATTCAAGCGATTGAATTGTTTGACGTTTATCGCGGCGCAGGGTTGTCTGAACAGCATAAATCGTTGGCGGTCAAAATCGTGTTGCAAAGCCATGACGGCACATTGAATGATGAAACGGTTGAGCCGATTGTGCAGCAATTAATTGAATCAGCAGAGAAAATTGGCGCGAAATTGCGTTAA